A stretch of Gymnodinialimonas phycosphaerae DNA encodes these proteins:
- a CDS encoding GNAT family N-acetyltransferase yields the protein MIDVILATPRHVSLFGNVHEDVFDGPIIPAMLDSFLADQKQHIFIALDDGLICGMCSGMHHHHPDKAPDMWINELSVAEPWRRRGIATRLITALCDHARTLSCHEIWVIADPTDMAEGFYASLEWRKDGTRLAMFSDTL from the coding sequence ATGATCGACGTCATCCTTGCAACACCGCGACACGTCTCCCTCTTCGGCAACGTCCATGAAGACGTTTTCGACGGCCCGATCATCCCGGCGATGTTGGACAGTTTTCTCGCCGACCAGAAGCAGCACATCTTCATCGCCCTGGACGACGGCCTCATCTGCGGCATGTGTTCCGGGATGCATCATCACCACCCCGACAAGGCCCCGGATATGTGGATCAACGAATTAAGCGTGGCCGAACCCTGGCGCCGTCGCGGCATTGCCACCCGCCTGATCACCGCCCTTTGCGATCACGCGCGCACCCTCTCGTGCCATGAGATCTGGGTGATTGCCGACCCCACGGACATGGCCGAGGGGTTCTATGCCAGCCTCGAATGGCGCAAAGACGGCACCCGTCTGGCGATGTTTTCGGACACGCTTTAG
- the bmt gene encoding betaine--homocysteine S-methyltransferase gives MPDALSRLLAARDWLLADGATGTTLFNMGLQSGDAPELWNVDHPDRITQLYKGAVDAGSDLFLTNSFGGTAARLKLHDAQSRVHELNKAAAEIGREVADTAGRDVVVAGSMGPTGEIMAPMGKLTHALAVEMFHEQAEGLKAGGADVLWVETISAPEEYKAAAEAAKLADMPWCGTMSFDTAGRTMMGLTSAAMAAMVEKLDHKPLAYGANCGVGASDLLRTTLGFRASGTTRPIVAKGNAGIPKYVDGHIHYDGTPELMARYAVLARDCGATIIGGCCGTTPEHLKHMRAALENTPRGDSPSLEQIAEELGGFSSGVDGTEEGGGGPARERRGRRRART, from the coding sequence ATGCCCGATGCCCTCTCCCGCCTGCTTGCCGCCCGTGACTGGCTACTGGCCGATGGGGCGACGGGCACGACGCTGTTCAACATGGGGTTGCAGTCGGGCGATGCGCCCGAGTTGTGGAACGTCGACCACCCCGACCGGATCACGCAACTCTACAAGGGCGCGGTCGATGCGGGCAGCGACCTGTTTCTGACCAATTCTTTCGGCGGCACCGCCGCGCGCCTGAAGCTGCACGATGCCCAGTCCCGCGTGCACGAGTTGAACAAGGCAGCCGCAGAAATCGGCCGCGAGGTTGCCGACACCGCGGGCCGCGACGTTGTCGTTGCGGGCTCCATGGGGCCGACTGGCGAAATCATGGCTCCGATGGGCAAACTCACCCACGCGCTTGCCGTCGAGATGTTCCATGAACAGGCCGAGGGCCTGAAAGCGGGCGGCGCAGATGTGTTGTGGGTCGAGACGATCTCGGCCCCCGAAGAATACAAAGCCGCCGCCGAGGCCGCGAAGCTGGCCGACATGCCCTGGTGCGGCACGATGAGCTTTGACACCGCAGGCCGCACGATGATGGGCCTGACCTCGGCCGCCATGGCGGCGATGGTCGAAAAGCTGGACCACAAACCTTTGGCATATGGCGCCAACTGCGGCGTCGGCGCGTCGGATCTTCTGCGCACGACCCTGGGATTTCGCGCGTCGGGCACTACGCGGCCGATCGTGGCCAAGGGCAACGCGGGCATCCCCAAATACGTCGATGGCCACATCCACTATGACGGCACGCCCGAATTGATGGCGCGCTATGCCGTGCTTGCCCGGGACTGCGGCGCGACCATCATCGGCGGGTGCTGTGGCACCACGCCCGAACACCTGAAGCATATGCGCGCCGCCCTTGAGAACACGCCCCGAGGTGACAGCCCGAGCCTTGAGCAGATCGCAGAAGAGCTTGGCGGGTTTTCGTCCGGCGTCGATGGCACGGAAGAAGGCGGAGGCGGACCCGCGCGGGAGCGCCGCGGCCGACGCCGCGCCCGGACCTGA
- a CDS encoding VPLPA-CTERM sorting domain-containing protein, translating to MALNFKFLLAAGAVALSASVASVASVASANTVTFDPLAQGDDTISQPGRDNYVSLDLNQDGYSDILLGISDGRFSFGRAFVQALSDEFRFVDGPPVTPVPVEPTPNDTPRDLDDAPFQFVAPYQEVLISDRLYGAGDTIAEADFSTNRFDALFGSTSASFPNLLPEVGDTANFGFRIEIGESQYQQIDGFLPTGFIGDSQVFFGFLQVSHGSIVIGQAGYSTVPGVSAVIPGGGSISPVPLPAGAVLLLGALGGLGAMRLRRRA from the coding sequence ATGGCACTAAACTTCAAATTTCTTTTGGCCGCTGGCGCCGTCGCGCTCAGCGCGTCGGTCGCATCGGTCGCGTCGGTTGCGTCGGCCAACACCGTCACCTTCGATCCACTCGCCCAGGGCGATGACACGATCTCGCAGCCGGGCCGTGACAATTACGTCAGCCTGGACCTCAATCAGGACGGCTACAGCGACATCCTGCTTGGCATCAGCGACGGGCGCTTCTCCTTTGGCCGCGCCTTTGTTCAGGCCCTCTCGGATGAGTTCCGCTTCGTCGATGGCCCCCCCGTTACGCCCGTACCGGTCGAACCGACGCCGAACGACACCCCCCGCGATCTTGACGATGCCCCCTTTCAGTTCGTCGCCCCTTACCAGGAAGTGCTGATTTCCGATCGTCTCTATGGCGCAGGCGACACCATCGCCGAGGCGGATTTCTCCACCAATCGTTTCGACGCCCTGTTCGGCTCTACCTCCGCCAGCTTCCCCAACCTGCTTCCAGAAGTCGGCGATACAGCCAACTTCGGGTTCCGGATCGAGATCGGCGAAAGCCAATATCAGCAAATCGATGGGTTTCTGCCGACGGGCTTCATTGGCGACAGCCAGGTGTTCTTCGGCTTCCTTCAGGTGTCCCATGGCTCCATCGTGATCGGCCAGGCGGGCTACAGCACCGTGCCAGGTGTCTCTGCGGTCATTCCGGGCGGTGGCTCGATTAGCCCGGTGCCCCTGCCCGCTGGTGCCGTGCTTCTGCTTGGCGCGCTTGGCGGCCTTGGCGCGATGCGCCTGCGTCGCCGCGCGTGA
- a CDS encoding N-(5'-phosphoribosyl)anthranilate isomerase — translation MDDLFAHAPALPPTLEADRWLAHLFSAKSAIRGTVVRRKARDVERIVGWPRFRHELRRRGYRAVRNGSQVIVFCNAEPIHPI, via the coding sequence ATGGATGATCTCTTTGCACATGCCCCCGCCCTGCCCCCGACACTGGAAGCCGACCGATGGCTTGCCCATCTTTTCTCGGCCAAATCCGCGATCCGCGGCACCGTCGTGCGCCGCAAGGCGCGCGACGTCGAACGCATCGTGGGCTGGCCTCGCTTCCGCCACGAGCTGCGCCGCCGCGGGTACCGCGCCGTGCGCAACGGCTCCCAGGTCATCGTTTTCTGCAACGCCGAACCTATTCACCCGATCTGA
- the purS gene encoding phosphoribosylformylglycinamidine synthase subunit PurS, whose translation MKARVTVMLKQGVLDPQGAAVQSALGSLGFEGVEGVRQGKVIELDLADGTTEAQVGEMCEKLLANTVIESYRVEMGPAGKSA comes from the coding sequence ATCAAGGCACGTGTGACCGTGATGTTGAAACAGGGCGTGTTGGACCCGCAGGGCGCAGCGGTGCAATCGGCACTGGGATCGCTTGGGTTTGAGGGCGTCGAGGGCGTGCGTCAGGGCAAGGTGATCGAGCTGGATCTGGCGGACGGCACCACCGAGGCGCAGGTTGGTGAGATGTGCGAAAAGCTGCTCGCCAATACGGTGATCGAGAGCTACCGGGTAGAGATGGGCCCGGCTGGAAAATCGGCATGA
- a CDS encoding VPLPA-CTERM sorting domain-containing protein yields the protein MASATVLDMLGTAEFTDGQTSILSEFTNNANGDADPFNRFFGTDLNSQPTSFGDISFTHSFAAGDYTNAFLELSIFDHDSFDPGQDTIDIFFDGIAQDTSIWEGISTRQASIHIRSMAVDAALLTDGFLEVRIFANVSGFGTSTLPGNGIGVDYSSLSADPATAPIPLPAGGWLLLAGLGVMAARRRKG from the coding sequence ATGGCATCTGCCACGGTGCTGGATATGCTTGGGACGGCCGAATTCACAGACGGTCAGACCAGTATCCTTTCCGAATTCACCAACAACGCAAACGGGGACGCGGATCCGTTCAACCGGTTCTTCGGCACAGACCTCAATTCACAGCCCACCTCGTTCGGCGATATCAGCTTTACCCATTCATTCGCGGCGGGCGACTACACCAACGCGTTCCTTGAACTCAGCATTTTCGATCACGACAGCTTCGATCCGGGCCAGGATACGATCGACATCTTCTTCGACGGCATCGCCCAGGATACTTCAATCTGGGAAGGGATCTCGACACGGCAGGCGTCGATTCACATTCGCAGCATGGCCGTAGATGCGGCGCTGTTGACCGATGGCTTCCTGGAGGTGCGCATCTTTGCCAATGTCTCTGGCTTCGGGACGTCCACCTTGCCCGGGAACGGGATTGGCGTCGACTATTCGTCGTTGAGCGCGGATCCGGCGACGGCCCCCATCCCGCTGCCCGCGGGTGGCTGGCTTTTGCTGGCCGGACTTGGTGTGATGGCCGCGCGCCGTCGCAAGGGCTGA
- a CDS encoding DUF1638 domain-containing protein, which produces MHIDDNDLVKLGMDAQNSGRILLLACGALAHEVLALKRLNTWDHLDLHCLPAILHNTPDAIPDAVEAAVRARRADYDDVFVLYADCGTGGLLQARCADLGVQMLEGPHCYSFFEGNQAFEARGEMTCFYLTDFLVKQFDAFVTKPLGLDRFPELRDTYFGNYTTLVYQAQVDDPALTELAKGYADRLGLAFERRFTGYGDLESALARL; this is translated from the coding sequence ATGCACATAGATGACAATGATCTGGTTAAGCTTGGCATGGATGCACAAAATTCCGGTCGTATTCTGCTGCTGGCCTGCGGGGCGCTGGCCCATGAGGTTTTGGCGCTCAAGCGGCTAAACACTTGGGATCATTTGGATCTTCATTGCCTGCCTGCGATATTGCACAACACGCCAGACGCGATACCCGACGCGGTAGAGGCCGCTGTGCGCGCGCGGCGCGCCGATTATGACGACGTTTTCGTGCTCTACGCCGATTGCGGAACCGGCGGATTGTTACAGGCGCGCTGTGCCGATCTGGGCGTCCAGATGCTGGAAGGCCCCCACTGCTATTCGTTTTTTGAAGGGAATCAGGCCTTCGAGGCGCGCGGCGAGATGACGTGCTTCTACCTGACGGACTTCCTCGTGAAGCAATTCGACGCCTTCGTCACGAAACCCCTCGGCCTCGACCGCTTTCCCGAACTGCGTGACACGTATTTCGGCAATTACACGACGCTGGTCTACCAGGCCCAGGTCGATGATCCTGCGTTGACCGAACTGGCAAAGGGGTATGCGGACCGTTTGGGCCTGGCGTTCGAGCGGCGTTTCACCGGCTACGGTGATCTGGAAAGTGCCTTGGCGCGGCTGTGA
- a CDS encoding EamA family transporter has protein sequence MSDPRSMMPPRDLALVLLVIVAWGSNFTAMKLVLDELPPFLFVGLRFAILVPLIVFFPRPASWRAIVAIGLLVNMGQFGFLFSAMRADVTAGLASLILQSQAPLTILLAAIFFGERVSWPQILGVALACLGVAGFGVAGGGNITLIGLGLVLCGALCWACGNLVFRRLPGVNMAALFIWASLIPPLPMLGLSLAVEGPAPFATIAAMGPSGWAGVFYVAILSTIIGYSIWGGLLSRHPAALVTPFALGIPIVGLLTAWAVLGETVGPWEAFSGAIILGGIALAVLGPRLFRVR, from the coding sequence ATGTCAGACCCCCGTTCCATGATGCCCCCTCGCGACCTTGCGCTGGTTCTTCTCGTCATCGTGGCGTGGGGGTCTAACTTTACCGCGATGAAGCTGGTGCTGGACGAGCTGCCGCCCTTCCTGTTCGTCGGGCTGCGCTTTGCAATCCTTGTGCCCCTGATCGTCTTCTTCCCGCGCCCCGCCTCGTGGCGGGCAATCGTGGCGATCGGGCTGCTGGTCAACATGGGCCAGTTCGGGTTCCTCTTCTCGGCCATGCGGGCGGATGTGACGGCGGGATTGGCCTCGCTGATCCTGCAAAGCCAGGCGCCGCTGACGATCCTTCTGGCGGCCATCTTCTTTGGCGAACGGGTCAGCTGGCCACAAATCCTGGGCGTGGCGCTGGCCTGCCTTGGCGTGGCGGGCTTCGGCGTCGCAGGGGGCGGCAACATCACCCTGATCGGCCTGGGGTTGGTGCTTTGCGGCGCGCTCTGTTGGGCCTGCGGCAACCTCGTCTTCCGCCGCCTGCCGGGCGTCAATATGGCCGCGCTTTTCATCTGGGCCAGCCTGATCCCGCCCCTGCCGATGTTGGGCCTGTCCCTGGCGGTAGAGGGCCCCGCCCCCTTCGCCACCATCGCCGCCATGGGTCCCAGCGGCTGGGCGGGCGTCTTTTACGTGGCGATCCTTTCGACCATCATCGGCTATTCGATCTGGGGCGGGCTGTTGTCGCGCCACCCGGCGGCGCTGGTCACCCCCTTCGCGCTTGGCATTCCCATCGTCGGCCTGCTGACCGCCTGGGCCGTCCTGGGCGAGACCGTCGGCCCGTGGGAGGCGTTCTCCGGCGCCATCATCCTGGGCGGCATCGCCTTGGCGGTGTTGGGGCCCCGGCTCTTTCGGGTGCGCTGA
- a CDS encoding DUF1476 domain-containing protein, with protein MSTFDDRENAFENKFAHDAEMQFKAEARRNKLMGLWVAEALGKSGDDANAYAAEVVKADFEEAGHEDVMRKVLGDLDGKIPEAEVRTKYDALLVVAQQQLMNEI; from the coding sequence ATGTCCACCTTCGACGACCGCGAAAACGCCTTCGAAAACAAGTTCGCCCATGACGCCGAGATGCAGTTCAAGGCCGAAGCCCGCCGCAACAAGCTTATGGGCCTGTGGGTGGCCGAGGCGCTTGGCAAGTCCGGCGACGATGCCAATGCCTATGCCGCCGAGGTCGTGAAAGCCGATTTCGAAGAGGCGGGCCACGAGGACGTGATGCGCAAGGTACTGGGCGATCTGGACGGCAAGATCCCCGAGGCCGAGGTCCGCACGAAGTACGATGCGCTTCTGGTCGTGGCCCAACAGCAGCTTATGAACGAGATCTAG
- a CDS encoding sensor histidine kinase: MSLADRPATPPVRDIRRRWVLRALMVVFLGGAAAVIWISNIWLTERFTETTRNRAEVRLAIYSGSVLSEIQRHQVVPLLLSRDPVLVRALEANDYTQTSQYLISYVEDIGAASILLLDREGRVVAATDRARLAERRSTDPFFVEATRSSNTVFTSNEPETGRFDFTFSRQIENGNGLLGVILVEIDLARLVERWRGASEAVFLTNSQGDIILSTEPRWRGRTEAEAMALRTPPSAIQRALEGAGDWAFGDPSPNFFGSATIRLESRISFRGWRIVSYTAYTSVRERVNGVLALEIMGFALLLAGAFYLLSRRARLQTAVLARESAELRRLNARLQREIAERQRVERTLEEAELSLQQSQKLAALGEMSAAVSHELNQPLAAMKTYLAGARLLLQRKRTEEAASSFQRIDDLIERMGAITRQLKSYARKGTDALEPVDLRDALKGAITMMEPQLRSDTVHITQSLPRKPAMVMADRLRLEQVIINLLRNALDAMGGSEEKEIDLIIVEGDEVVLTVRDGGPGIDDLDALFEPFYTTKKPGEGVGLGLAISSGIVKDLGGRLTARNGEKAGAVFEVRLPALGGAEANEAAE; encoded by the coding sequence ATGAGCCTTGCTGATCGTCCCGCAACCCCGCCTGTGCGCGACATCCGTCGCCGCTGGGTGCTGCGCGCGCTGATGGTGGTGTTTCTGGGCGGCGCGGCGGCGGTGATCTGGATCTCCAATATCTGGCTGACGGAACGCTTCACCGAGACCACGCGCAACCGCGCGGAGGTGCGGCTGGCGATCTACTCGGGCTCGGTCCTGTCGGAAATCCAGCGCCATCAGGTCGTGCCTCTGCTGCTGTCGCGCGACCCGGTTCTGGTCCGGGCGTTGGAGGCCAATGACTACACGCAGACCTCGCAATACCTGATCTCCTACGTGGAGGATATCGGGGCGGCCTCGATCCTGCTGCTGGACCGCGAGGGGCGCGTCGTGGCCGCCACGGACCGCGCGCGTCTGGCCGAGCGGCGCAGCACCGATCCCTTCTTTGTCGAGGCCACGCGGTCCTCCAACACCGTTTTCACCTCGAACGAGCCGGAAACGGGCCGCTTCGATTTCACGTTCTCGCGGCAGATTGAGAACGGCAATGGCCTGCTTGGCGTGATCCTTGTGGAGATCGACCTGGCCCGTCTGGTGGAGCGGTGGCGCGGCGCCTCAGAGGCGGTGTTTCTGACCAATTCCCAGGGCGATATCATCTTGTCGACGGAACCCCGCTGGCGTGGCCGCACGGAGGCCGAGGCCATGGCCCTGCGCACGCCGCCAAGTGCCATTCAACGCGCCCTGGAGGGGGCGGGAGACTGGGCCTTTGGCGATCCCAGCCCCAACTTCTTCGGCTCGGCCACGATCCGGCTGGAAAGCCGGATCTCGTTCCGGGGGTGGCGCATCGTCAGCTACACCGCCTACACCTCGGTGCGGGAGCGGGTGAACGGGGTCCTGGCACTCGAAATCATGGGATTCGCGCTGCTGCTGGCAGGCGCGTTCTACCTGCTGAGCCGTCGCGCCCGGTTGCAGACCGCCGTACTGGCGCGGGAGTCGGCGGAGTTGCGCCGCCTGAATGCCCGCCTACAGCGGGAAATTGCCGAACGTCAAAGGGTCGAGCGGACGCTGGAAGAGGCGGAATTGAGCCTCCAGCAAAGCCAGAAACTGGCAGCTTTGGGCGAGATGTCCGCCGCCGTGTCTCACGAGTTGAACCAACCGCTGGCGGCGATGAAAACCTACCTTGCGGGCGCACGCCTGTTGCTGCAACGCAAACGGACCGAGGAGGCAGCCTCCAGTTTCCAGCGCATCGATGATCTGATCGAGCGGATGGGGGCGATCACGCGGCAGCTGAAATCCTATGCCCGTAAGGGCACAGACGCGTTGGAACCGGTGGATCTGCGCGACGCCCTGAAAGGCGCGATCACCATGATGGAGCCGCAATTGCGCAGTGACACGGTGCACATTACCCAGTCCCTGCCGCGCAAGCCCGCGATGGTCATGGCGGATCGACTGAGGCTGGAGCAGGTGATCATCAACCTGTTGCGCAATGCGCTCGATGCGATGGGCGGGTCGGAGGAGAAAGAGATCGACCTGATCATCGTGGAAGGTGACGAAGTTGTGTTGACCGTGCGCGACGGCGGTCCGGGGATTGACGATCTGGATGCTTTGTTCGAGCCATTCTACACGACGAAGAAACCCGGAGAGGGGGTTGGCCTTGGGCTGGCGATCTCTTCTGGTATCGTGAAGGACCTTGGCGGGCGTCTGACGGCGCGCAATGGGGAAAAGGCG
- the purC gene encoding phosphoribosylaminoimidazolesuccinocarboxamide synthase, with protein sequence MARRKLVYEGKAKTLYEGPEPGTLVQYFKDDATAGNGEKKDVIDGKGVLNNRLSEFFMTGLGNIGVPTHFIKRLNMREQLIRAVEIIPLEVVVRNVAAGSICKRLGIEEGTPMPRPIVEFYFKNDDLGDPIVSEEHIIAFGWAAQQDLDDMVSLALRVNDFLSGLMLGVGIKLVDFKIEIGRIWDGDFMRLIVADEISPDSCRLWDIETGRKLDKDVFRRDLGDLADAYTEVARRLGVMPQGPAGVAKPTLIN encoded by the coding sequence ATGGCACGCCGCAAGCTGGTCTACGAAGGCAAGGCGAAAACCCTATACGAGGGACCGGAGCCCGGCACCCTTGTGCAATACTTCAAGGATGACGCGACCGCCGGGAACGGCGAGAAGAAGGACGTCATCGACGGCAAGGGCGTGCTCAACAATCGCCTGTCCGAGTTCTTCATGACCGGCCTTGGCAATATCGGCGTCCCGACGCATTTCATCAAGCGCCTCAACATGCGCGAGCAACTGATCCGCGCGGTGGAGATCATTCCGCTGGAAGTGGTCGTGCGCAATGTGGCGGCGGGCTCGATCTGCAAGCGCCTGGGGATCGAGGAGGGCACACCGATGCCGCGCCCGATCGTGGAGTTCTACTTCAAGAACGACGATCTGGGCGATCCGATCGTCAGCGAAGAGCATATCATCGCCTTTGGATGGGCCGCGCAGCAGGACCTGGACGATATGGTCAGCCTTGCGCTGCGGGTGAATGATTTCCTGTCCGGCCTGATGTTGGGGGTCGGCATCAAGCTGGTCGACTTCAAGATCGAGATCGGGCGCATCTGGGACGGCGATTTCATGCGCCTGATCGTGGCCGATGAGATCAGCCCCGACAGCTGCCGCCTGTGGGACATCGAGACGGGCCGCAAGCTGGACAAGGACGTGTTCCGGCGCGATCTGGGCGATCTGGCCGATGCCTACACGGAAGTGGCGCGGCGGTTGGGCGTGATGCCCCAGGGGCCTGCCGGAGTGGCGAAGCCGACCTTGATTAACTGA
- a CDS encoding PA0069 family radical SAM protein has product MRVKGNPARGRGVQSNAVGRFERHGREAVDDGWDIEEDLPPLRTEVTEEVARSIITRNTSPDISFDRSLNPYRGCEHGCVYCFARPSHAYLGLSPGLDFETRLIARPNAAEVLEAELRRPSYRCDTIAIGTNTDAYQPIERDRCIMRGVLEVLQTFRRPVGIATKGTLIERDVDILAEMGQAGLARVGISVTTLQADLARKMEPRVPSPVRRLRAIEVLAKAGVPVRVMLSPLVPGLTDHELEGIVAAARDAGAVAASMIPIRLPREVADLWQEWLAEHYPERRGRVMSKLRDMHGGKPYEAEFGKRMRGEGIWAELLQQRFKRAVRAAGLAERLPPLRRDLFAVPLARGDQLALF; this is encoded by the coding sequence ATGAGAGTGAAGGGCAATCCAGCCCGCGGGCGCGGCGTGCAGAGCAACGCTGTCGGGCGGTTCGAGCGCCATGGCCGGGAGGCCGTGGACGACGGGTGGGACATTGAAGAAGACCTGCCGCCCCTGCGCACGGAGGTGACTGAAGAGGTCGCGCGCAGTATCATCACCCGCAACACCTCGCCTGATATTTCGTTTGACCGCTCGCTCAACCCTTACCGGGGGTGCGAGCACGGCTGCGTCTATTGCTTCGCGCGGCCGTCGCATGCGTACCTGGGCCTGTCGCCGGGGCTGGATTTCGAGACCAGGCTGATTGCGCGGCCCAACGCGGCGGAGGTTCTGGAGGCCGAGCTGCGCCGCCCCTCCTATCGCTGCGACACGATCGCCATCGGTACCAATACCGATGCCTATCAGCCCATCGAACGTGATCGTTGCATCATGCGCGGCGTGCTGGAGGTCTTGCAGACGTTCCGGCGCCCGGTGGGCATCGCCACCAAGGGCACCTTGATCGAGCGTGACGTGGATATCCTGGCCGAGATGGGGCAGGCGGGCTTGGCCCGCGTTGGTATCTCGGTCACGACGTTGCAGGCGGATCTGGCGCGCAAGATGGAACCCCGTGTGCCATCGCCCGTGCGCCGTCTGCGTGCTATCGAGGTGCTGGCCAAGGCCGGTGTGCCGGTGCGGGTGATGCTTTCGCCGCTGGTGCCGGGCCTGACCGACCATGAGTTGGAGGGGATTGTGGCGGCGGCCCGAGATGCGGGCGCTGTCGCGGCGAGCATGATCCCGATCCGCTTGCCGCGCGAGGTGGCGGACTTGTGGCAGGAATGGCTGGCAGAACACTACCCCGAGCGGCGGGGCCGCGTGATGTCCAAGCTGCGCGACATGCACGGCGGCAAGCCCTACGAGGCCGAGTTTGGCAAGCGGATGCGGGGCGAGGGGATCTGGGCGGAGTTGTTGCAGCAGCGGTTCAAACGCGCGGTGCGGGCGGCGGGGCTGGCCGAACGGCTGCCGCCGTTGCGGCGCGATCTGTTCGCGGTGCCGTTGGCGCGGGGCGATCAACTGGCCTTGTTTTGA
- the purQ gene encoding phosphoribosylformylglycinamidine synthase subunit PurQ, with the protein MKAAVLQFPGSNCDRDLAVGFRRAGFDAQLVWHKETALPAGIDVVGIPGGFSYGDYLRCGAIAAQSPIMRAVAEFAGRGGHVLGICNGFQVLCETRLLPGVLMRNSGIKFVCRPERLVVATVASPFTEGYTLGDQITIPVAHHDGNYQIDDAGLEVLRAEDRIAFTYADNPNGARADIAGVLSANRRVLGMMPHPERAVDAAHGGTEGSALFASLAASLVAA; encoded by the coding sequence ATGAAGGCGGCGGTTCTCCAGTTCCCGGGGTCCAACTGTGACCGTGATCTGGCCGTGGGGTTCCGCCGCGCCGGATTTGACGCGCAATTGGTCTGGCACAAGGAAACGGCGCTGCCTGCGGGCATCGACGTCGTGGGCATTCCGGGTGGCTTTTCCTACGGCGATTACCTGCGGTGTGGCGCGATTGCGGCGCAGTCGCCGATCATGCGCGCTGTGGCGGAATTTGCGGGGCGGGGCGGGCACGTTCTGGGGATCTGCAACGGCTTCCAGGTGTTGTGTGAGACGCGGCTTTTGCCCGGTGTCTTGATGCGCAACAGCGGCATCAAGTTCGTCTGCCGGCCCGAGCGGCTGGTGGTGGCGACCGTCGCCAGCCCGTTTACCGAAGGCTACACCCTCGGCGATCAGATCACCATCCCGGTGGCCCATCACGACGGCAATTACCAGATCGACGACGCGGGGCTTGAGGTCTTGCGCGCCGAGGATCGCATTGCCTTCACCTATGCCGACAATCCCAATGGCGCGCGGGCTGATATCGCGGGCGTGCTTAGCGCCAATCGGCGGGTCCTGGGGATGATGCCCCACCCCGAGCGCGCGGTGGATGCGGCCCATGGGGGTACCGAGGGCAGTGCGCTGTTCGCGTCGCTGGCGGCAAGTCTGGTGGCGGCCTGA
- a CDS encoding corrinoid protein, whose amino-acid sequence MSDQEDDIILSELNDEDLVAQMFDDLYDGLKEEIEEGVNILLERKWEPYRVLTEALVGGMTIVGNDFRDGILFVPEVLMAANAMKGGMAILKPLLIETGAPRVGKMVIGTVKGDIHDIGKNLVGMMMEGAGFEVVDLGINNAVEGYLEALETEKPDILGMSALLTTTMPYMKVVIDTMVEQGIRDDYIVLVGGAPLNDEFGKAIGADAYCRDAAVAVETAKEWVARKHNQMSASA is encoded by the coding sequence ATGTCTGACCAAGAAGACGACATCATCCTGTCCGAGCTGAACGACGAAGACCTCGTCGCTCAGATGTTCGACGATCTGTATGACGGCCTCAAAGAAGAAATCGAGGAAGGCGTGAACATCTTGCTGGAACGCAAGTGGGAACCCTACCGCGTCCTGACCGAGGCGCTCGTGGGCGGCATGACCATCGTCGGCAACGACTTCCGCGATGGGATCCTTTTCGTGCCCGAGGTTCTGATGGCGGCCAACGCCATGAAGGGCGGCATGGCGATCCTGAAGCCCCTGTTGATCGAAACGGGCGCGCCGCGCGTCGGCAAGATGGTGATCGGCACCGTCAAGGGCGACATCCACGACATCGGCAAGAACCTTGTGGGGATGATGATGGAAGGGGCAGGCTTCGAGGTGGTGGACCTTGGCATCAACAACGCCGTGGAGGGCTATCTGGAGGCGCTGGAGACCGAGAAGCCCGATATCCTTGGCATGTCCGCCCTGCTGACGACGACAATGCCCTACATGAAGGTCGTGATCGACACGATGGTCGAACAGGGCATCCGGGACGACTACATCGTGCTGGTCGGCGGCGCGCCCCTGAATGATGAATTCGGCAAGGCCATTGGCGCGGACGCCTACTGCCGCGACGCCGCTGTAGCGGTGGAAACGGCCAAGGAATGGGTGGCGCGCAAGCACAACCAGATGAGCGCCTCCGCCTGA